From the Aerosakkonema funiforme FACHB-1375 genome, the window AACAGTGCCATGATCTTTGCGATCGGATTTATATCCATGTTTGTGATCGGCGGTATCAGTGGCATCATGGTAGCTTCGGCACCTTTCGATATTCACGTTCACGATACTTATTTCGTTGTCGCCCACCTGCACTACGTCTTATTCGGCGGTAGCGTCTTCGGTTTGTATGGTGCGTTATATCACTGGTTCCCCAAAATGACGGGTCGGATGATGAACGAAACCTGGGGAAAAGTCCATTTTGCCCTGACGTTCGTCGGATTTAATATCTGCTTCCTTCCTATGCACAAGCTGGGTCTGGAAGGTATGCCCCGCCGGGTAGCTATGTACGATCCCAAATTTGCCGCGCTGAATATGGTTTGCACCATAGGTGCCTTTATTCTGGCAGTTTCCACAATTCCGTTTCTCGTCAATGCCATTTGGAGTTGGTTGTACGGCCCCAAAGCTGCCGATAACCCCTGGCAAGGTCTGACCTTAGAGTGGATGACTTCTTCACCCCCACCAGTTGAGAATTTCTTTGGCGACCCGGTTTTGGCTAGCGGGCCGTATGACTACGGTATGGTCAATCCTCTCCAAATTCGGAAACTTATGGCTAGCAAGAGTAAGGCTGCCGAAGCTAGAACGCCATCCGGTGTACCCCTACAAAAAGCTACAGTTTCAGACTTTTTTGCCACTTCTACTTCTGTTATGCCTTCAAACTCCGAGTCAAATGTTGCAACCGAAACTCTTCAGGATGAAGACCCGATGTTGTCCGGCGGGCCAAACTCGGTGTTGCGGGCTAAACCCGATCCAGATGTTGCTGTGAATCCGGAAGACCGCAAGCAGGAGTAAAAAGAGGGGCTAGGGGAGTGGGGGAGTGGGGGAGCGGGGGAGTGGAAGAATAAATCTTTTACTTTCCCTTTTCCCTTTTTCCCTTTTTCCCTTTTCCCCTTTTTCCCTTTTCCCCTTTTTCCCTTTTTCCCTTTTCCCCTTTTCCCCTTTTCCCCTAACCCCTAGCCCCTAGCCGCTTCTTCCACTGACCACTGACCACAATAGAAAGTCATGCAAAGTTCAACTGTCGATCCAGCTAAGACTGCCCTCAACTATCACCATAGTGCTGAGACTGCCGCAGCAAGCCATCACGAAGGCCATCCCGATCACCGCGTTTTCGGGGTGATTGTGTTCCTAGTTGCAGAAGGAATGATCTTTTTAGGCTTGTTTGCCGCCTACCTTACCTTTCGAGCTGTGGCACCGACATGGCCACCGGAAGGAACGCCAGAACGGGAGTTATTGCTGCCCGGAATTAACACCCTGATTTTGATCTCTAGCAGTTTTGTCATTCATAATGCCGATACAGCGATTAAGAAAAACAATGTGGCGGGTTTGCGAAATTGGTTTATCGCCACTGCCATTATGGGCATCATTTTCTTATTCGGTCAGGTTTATGAATACAGCCATCTCGAATTCGGTCTCAGAACAAATTTGTATGCCAGCACATTTTATGTTTTGACTGGCTTTCACGGTTTGCACGTTTGTTTTGGGGTGCTGCTAATTCTGGGCGTGTTGTGGCGATCGCTCAAAAAAGACCACTACAGCAGCGAAAGCCACTTTGGTGTAGAAGCAGCAGAAATTTACTGGCACTTTGTCGATATCGTGTGGATAATTCTCTTCCTGCTGCTTTATATTTTGTGATTGCAATTAGCCTTTTTGTGATATATTCTCCCCCCAACAGGGGGTTTTTTATTGATGATGGGTTCTTATAGCAAATCCGGGTTTGTTCGTCGTTTAATTTTTGGTCTAAACATTGTAGAAACGTTTCATGAAACGTCTCTACAGTCGATCGACATAAAAAGCGTCATCGCAGCAGATTTGGTATTAAGCAAACATACTGTTGCTAAGCTAGAATAATTTAAATTTGCTGTAAAGAATTAGGGAAAATACTTAAAAAAAGGCGCTTGTGAATATTTACTTACTGACAAGTAATTGCTGAGTTTGCAAAGAACTGATAACAGATGAGAACTTTTTAAACCCAGGTAAAGTCACTTTAGGAGGAATTTATATCAGCCGAATCGGATAAAAGAGTCGGCTCGCTTAAAGTAACTTCTGAGGCGACAATATTTAAAGCCGCTTTAGAAGCCAGCCCAGAAGGCAATATTTTTCAGCCAACCGACGAGTCGGAAAGGGTCGCATCAACTTCCGGGGTATTGCGATTACCAAATAGGATGCAAGAAACACATGAATCACACCGATGAGAATCTGATAGTTCGCAAAGACGCCAAAGACCTTACGGATACAGAAAAACAGCGATTTGTCAATGCAGTTAAAGCATTAAAAAACAGGCCATCCCCGTACACAATTTTCGACCCGGCAACTGGCACAAACGTAACGCCACCAAACGCTTACGATTACTACGTGAGGATACACCAATTAGCGTTTGGCGAACTGAATTCCAGCGGACAAATGATACCGGGTGAAATGCCGCCCGTTCACTTCACGCCACCATTTTTGCCGTGGCATCGAGAAATGCTGCGTCGATTCGAGAACGATTTGCGATCGGTTGACCCGTCCGTTACGCTGCCGTACTGGGACCCCACCAACTCGGATAGTACCCGCGCCGTCTTCACGGACAACTTCATGGGAGGTTTTGGCAACGCGCAAGACAGCAATCTCGTGAGTGCGGGGCCA encodes:
- a CDS encoding cytochrome c oxidase subunit 3 gives rise to the protein MQSSTVDPAKTALNYHHSAETAAASHHEGHPDHRVFGVIVFLVAEGMIFLGLFAAYLTFRAVAPTWPPEGTPERELLLPGINTLILISSSFVIHNADTAIKKNNVAGLRNWFIATAIMGIIFLFGQVYEYSHLEFGLRTNLYASTFYVLTGFHGLHVCFGVLLILGVLWRSLKKDHYSSESHFGVEAAEIYWHFVDIVWIILFLLLYIL